The following coding sequences lie in one Peribacillus frigoritolerans genomic window:
- the rplL gene encoding 50S ribosomal protein L7/L12, whose translation MTKDQIIEAVKNMTVLELNDLVKAIEEEFGVTAAAPVAVAAAGGAAAEEKTEFDVILTSAGDQKIKVIKAVREVTGLGLKEAKELVDNTPKAIKEAASKEEAEEIKAKLEEVGAGVEVK comes from the coding sequence ATGACTAAAGATCAAATCATTGAAGCAGTTAAAAATATGACTGTTTTAGAATTAAACGACCTTGTAAAAGCTATCGAAGAAGAATTCGGCGTAACTGCTGCTGCACCTGTAGCTGTAGCTGCTGCTGGTGGCGCTGCTGCTGAAGAAAAAACTGAGTTTGATGTAATCCTTACATCTGCTGGAGATCAAAAAATCAAAGTTATCAAAGCTGTACGTGAAGTTACAGGTCTTGGACTTAAAGAAGCAAAAGAACTTGTTGACAACACTCCAAAAGCAATCAAAGAAGCTGCTTCTAAAGAAGAAGCTGAAGAAATCAAAGCTAAACTTGAAGAAGTTGGAGCTGGCGTTGAAGTTAAGTAA
- the rplJ gene encoding 50S ribosomal protein L10 — MNAIIEQKQKIVAEISEKLTSSQSTVVVDYRGLTVAEVTELRKQLREAGVEFKVYKNSMTRRAAESAELSALNESLTGPNAIAFSTEDVIAPAKILNDFAKKHEALEIKAGVIEGNVATAEEIKALAELPSREGLLSMLLSVLQAPMRGLALATKAVAEQKEEQGA; from the coding sequence ATGAACGCAATTATTGAACAAAAGCAAAAAATCGTTGCTGAGATTTCTGAAAAGTTAACTTCAAGCCAATCAACAGTAGTTGTTGACTACCGTGGATTGACTGTTGCTGAAGTAACAGAACTTCGTAAGCAACTTCGTGAAGCTGGCGTTGAGTTTAAAGTTTACAAAAACTCTATGACTCGCCGTGCTGCTGAAAGTGCTGAACTTAGCGCTTTGAACGAATCATTAACAGGTCCAAACGCAATTGCATTCTCAACTGAAGATGTTATTGCGCCAGCAAAAATCCTTAACGATTTTGCGAAAAAACATGAAGCTTTAGAAATCAAAGCTGGAGTAATCGAAGGAAATGTTGCAACTGCTGAAGAAATTAAAGCTCTTGCAGAACTACCTTCACGCGAAGGCCTACTTTCAATGCTACTCAGCGTGCTACAAGCACCTATGCGCGGACTTGCTCTTGCTACAAAAGCTGTTGCAGAGCAAAAAGAAGAACAAGGCGCGTAA